A window from Deinococcus koreensis encodes these proteins:
- a CDS encoding transporter substrate-binding domain-containing protein codes for MSRLSKPLLTTLLLTLGVTSVAHAELGDIRSRGELRVAMSGEYPPFSQPAPDGTLTGFDADVAREIAKRLGVKPVLIKAEFSSIIAGLQSRQFDLAVASQSKTPERERAIDFLSRPYYYDGFQLFVPKASGAKALKDLDGKPVAVALGTVFEKFLRDQKYPSVATYSGEQEIFLALGAGRAAGMITTRTVGSVAAKNGQAIKAAGPVLQQDNPYITLGKNQPQFKAAVEKALASMRADGTLRRLSVKYLGSDVTVPASAR; via the coding sequence ATGTCCCGACTGTCCAAACCCCTGTTGACCACGCTGCTCCTGACGCTGGGAGTGACCAGCGTGGCCCACGCCGAACTGGGCGACATCCGTTCCCGCGGCGAACTGCGCGTGGCGATGTCCGGCGAGTACCCGCCCTTCTCGCAGCCCGCCCCCGACGGCACCCTGACCGGCTTCGACGCCGACGTGGCGCGCGAAATCGCCAAGCGCCTGGGCGTCAAGCCGGTGCTGATCAAGGCGGAATTCTCGTCCATCATCGCCGGGCTGCAGTCGCGGCAGTTCGATCTGGCCGTGGCCTCCCAGAGCAAGACCCCGGAGCGCGAGCGGGCCATCGACTTCCTCTCCAGGCCCTACTACTACGACGGCTTCCAGCTGTTCGTGCCCAAGGCCTCGGGCGCCAAGGCCCTCAAGGATCTGGACGGCAAGCCCGTGGCCGTGGCGCTGGGCACCGTGTTCGAGAAGTTCCTGCGCGACCAGAAATACCCGAGCGTGGCGACCTACAGCGGCGAGCAGGAGATCTTCCTGGCCCTGGGGGCCGGCCGGGCGGCGGGCATGATCACCACCCGCACGGTGGGCAGCGTGGCGGCCAAGAACGGTCAGGCCATCAAGGCGGCCGGGCCGGTGCTGCAGCAGGACAACCCCTACATCACGCTCGGGAAGAACCAGCCGCAGTTCAAGGCGGCCGTCGAGAAGGCGCTCGCGTCGATGCGCGCCGACGGCACCCTGCGCCGCCTGAGCGTCAAGTACCTCGGCAGCGACGTGACGGTGCCCGCCAGCGCGCGCTGA
- a CDS encoding amino acid ABC transporter permease: MSFAEIFTPDVWRALLRGAQLTVSLSLLAAVFGLLLGVVAGLARMSRFAAVRLLAGAYIETFRGTPLLVQLFFLYFAVPQFLPIRLEAYWTAVVGLSLFAGAYAAEIVRGSLNSVPRGQTEAARALGLSPLLTLTRVQIPQALRIALPAFGNQFIGLLKDSSLAGVITVTELLLTTRGLVSINFQPVWMYLAVGLIYYLLSYIAARLFALLEHRLNRPYLAAARLRP; the protein is encoded by the coding sequence GTGAGCTTCGCTGAGATTTTTACGCCCGACGTGTGGCGCGCCCTGCTCCGGGGCGCGCAGCTGACCGTCTCGCTGAGCCTGCTGGCGGCCGTGTTCGGTCTGCTGCTGGGCGTGGTAGCCGGTCTGGCCCGCATGTCGCGCTTCGCCGCCGTGCGCTTGCTGGCTGGCGCCTATATCGAGACCTTCCGGGGCACGCCGCTGCTGGTGCAGCTGTTTTTCCTGTACTTCGCCGTACCGCAGTTCCTGCCGATCCGGCTGGAGGCGTACTGGACGGCCGTGGTGGGCCTGAGCCTGTTCGCCGGGGCCTACGCCGCCGAGATCGTGCGCGGCAGCCTGAACTCCGTGCCGCGCGGCCAGACCGAGGCGGCGCGGGCGCTGGGCCTGAGTCCCCTGCTGACCCTGACCCGCGTGCAGATTCCCCAGGCGCTGCGGATCGCGCTGCCCGCCTTCGGCAACCAGTTCATCGGGCTGCTCAAGGACTCCAGTCTGGCCGGCGTGATCACCGTCACCGAGCTGCTGCTGACCACGCGCGGCCTCGTCTCGATCAACTTCCAGCCGGTCTGGATGTACCTCGCGGTGGGCCTGATCTATTACCTGCTGTCGTACATTGCCGCGCGACTGTTCGCCCTTCTCGAACACCGCCTGAACCGGCCCTACCTGGCTGCCGCCCGCCTGCGCCCCTGA
- a CDS encoding universal stress protein, translated as MTDPRGPTRLSLPGRAGEGRTRGHHKVFVGMAAGVGKTYRALGELRERLERGEDALIGVLETHGRQGTLRAAEGLPVFPRRQVQHGGVTLGELDVGGLLERRPFVVLVDELAHTNAPGSPRGKRWEDVEALLDAGIHVLSTVNVQHLESLNDTVARLTGVRVRERIPDAALHRADELVLIDLTPADLQARLRAGHVYGPEKVEQALTNFFTAANLTALREIALRQVANVVEMDAPAGEPGVQERVVVAIAAEETGGRLIRRGGQLAERLHGELHVVTVRPPRLSSEQSRLLGTFRAITEALGGEFHVLEPLGGVAAALIRYVQDSHATQVVMGETSRSRLTEFLYGDIIKTVLRETRNVDVYVISRD; from the coding sequence GTGACCGACCCGCGTGGGCCCACGCGCCTCTCCCTGCCCGGCAGGGCGGGGGAGGGGCGCACCCGTGGTCACCACAAGGTCTTCGTTGGCATGGCGGCGGGCGTGGGGAAGACCTACCGGGCCCTCGGCGAGCTGCGCGAGCGCCTGGAGCGCGGCGAGGACGCCCTGATCGGGGTGCTGGAGACCCACGGCCGCCAGGGCACCCTCCGGGCCGCCGAGGGCCTGCCCGTGTTTCCCCGCCGGCAGGTGCAGCACGGCGGCGTGACCCTGGGCGAGCTGGATGTGGGCGGCCTGCTGGAGCGGCGCCCCTTCGTGGTGCTGGTCGATGAGCTGGCCCACACCAACGCCCCCGGCTCCCCGCGCGGGAAGCGCTGGGAGGACGTGGAGGCGCTGCTGGACGCGGGTATCCATGTGCTCTCCACCGTGAACGTGCAGCACCTGGAGTCCCTGAACGACACCGTGGCCCGCCTGACCGGCGTGCGGGTGCGCGAACGGATTCCCGACGCCGCCCTTCACCGGGCCGACGAACTCGTGCTGATCGACCTGACCCCCGCGGATCTGCAGGCCCGGCTACGGGCCGGGCACGTCTACGGCCCCGAGAAGGTCGAGCAGGCCCTGACGAACTTCTTCACGGCCGCCAACCTGACCGCCCTGCGCGAGATCGCCCTGCGGCAGGTGGCGAACGTCGTCGAGATGGACGCCCCGGCAGGGGAGCCGGGGGTGCAGGAGCGGGTGGTGGTGGCGATCGCGGCCGAGGAGACGGGCGGACGCCTGATCCGCCGGGGCGGGCAGCTCGCCGAGCGCCTGCACGGGGAGTTGCATGTGGTCACCGTGCGCCCGCCCCGGTTGAGCAGCGAGCAATCCAGGCTGCTGGGCACCTTCCGGGCGATCACTGAGGCCCTGGGCGGCGAGTTCCACGTCCTCGAACCGCTGGGCGGCGTGGCGGCCGCCCTGATCCGCTACGTGCAGGACTCGCACGCCACCCAGGTCGTGATGGGCGAGACCAGCCGCTCGCGCCTGACCGAATTTCTGTACGGCGACATCATCAAGACGGTGCTGCGCGAGACCCGCAACGTGGACGTCTACGTGATCAGCCGGGACTGA
- the kdpC gene encoding potassium-transporting ATPase subunit KdpC: MTTLPDPSTHPDPSTPAPGLSSWLRFSLTWLVLGGLAYPAITTLTAGALFPRQAQGSLIESGGRVVGSALVGQPFTGERYFSGRPSAAGAGDDPVNASGSNLAASNPALRERVQASAREIAAREGIAPSAIPADLVTASGSGLDPHISPAGAEIQVARVARVRGLSETRVRELVAAATERAPLGLGEPGVNVLRLNLALDGASGGARD; the protein is encoded by the coding sequence ATGACCACCCTGCCTGACCCGTCCACCCACCCTGATCCCTCCACCCCGGCCCCCGGCCTCTCCTCCTGGCTGCGCTTCTCGCTGACCTGGCTCGTGCTGGGCGGGCTGGCCTATCCGGCGATCACCACCCTCACGGCCGGGGCCCTCTTCCCGCGCCAGGCGCAGGGTTCGCTGATCGAGTCGGGCGGGCGCGTGGTCGGCTCGGCGCTGGTCGGGCAGCCCTTCACGGGCGAGCGCTACTTCAGCGGGCGGCCCAGCGCCGCCGGGGCCGGTGACGACCCGGTGAACGCCTCGGGCTCCAACCTCGCCGCCAGCAACCCGGCCCTGCGGGAGCGCGTGCAGGCCAGCGCCCGCGAGATCGCCGCCCGCGAGGGAATCGCCCCCAGCGCCATTCCCGCCGATCTCGTCACGGCGTCCGGCAGCGGCCTCGACCCCCACATCTCCCCGGCGGGGGCCGAGATTCAGGTGGCGCGCGTGGCGCGGGTACGCGGCCTCAGCGAAACGCGGGTGAGGGAACTCGTGGCCGCTGCCACCGAGCGCGCGCCACTGGGGCTGGGTGAGCCGGGCGTGAACGTCCTCCGGCTCAATCTGGCCCTCGACGGGGCGTCCGGCGGGGCGCGAGACTAG
- the kdpB gene encoding potassium-transporting ATPase subunit KdpB produces the protein MTTLPQPAAPQPAPRKNSVFSGDLLTNALRAAFVKLDPRAMARSPVMFVVLVGCVLTAYLTAANLVTGRPWGYELGITALLFVTVLFANFAEGLAEARGKAQAATLRSAREDTPARRLVGGREETVPSTRLTRGDLIVVEAGEMIPGDGEVVEGLASVDESAITGESAPVIREAGTDHSGVTGGTRVLSDRIVVRVTSQPGESFLDRMIALVEGASRQKTPNEIALSILLAALTLVFLIVVATLLPLSRFAGAEVNVVTLVALLVCLIPTTIGGLLPAIGIAGMDRALQANVIAKSGKAVEVAGDVDTLLLDKTGTITIGNRQATRFAPLPGISEQELARVSALASLADPTPEGKSIVTLARQLGVTAEMPAGAEFVEFTAQTRMSGVDFAGGSVRKGASDRLMRLAGERGGAVPPELRPLVDEVARAGGTPLVVIENARLLGVVALSDIVKPGMRERFEQLRRMGLRTVMITGDNPLTAEAIAREAGVDGFLAEATPEDKLRMIREEQAAGKLVAMMGDGTNDAPALAQADVGLAMQSGTQAAKEAANMIDLDSDPTKLIEVVEIGKGLLMTRGALTTFSIANDVAKYFAILPALFAAQLPALAPLNVMGLRSPESAILSAVIFNALVIPALIPVALRGVRYTPGSADALLARNLLIYGLGGVVVPFVGIKLIDLALGALGI, from the coding sequence GTGACCACCCTGCCCCAGCCCGCCGCGCCCCAGCCCGCTCCCAGGAAGAACTCCGTCTTCTCCGGCGACCTGCTCACCAATGCCCTCCGGGCCGCCTTCGTCAAGCTCGACCCGCGCGCCATGGCGAGAAGCCCCGTGATGTTCGTGGTGCTCGTCGGCTGCGTGCTCACCGCGTACCTCACGGCCGCCAACCTCGTCACCGGCCGACCCTGGGGGTACGAGCTGGGCATCACGGCGCTACTGTTCGTCACGGTGCTGTTCGCCAACTTCGCCGAGGGGCTGGCCGAGGCGCGCGGCAAGGCGCAGGCGGCCACCCTCCGATCGGCCCGCGAGGACACCCCGGCCCGGCGCCTGGTCGGCGGCCGTGAGGAGACCGTGCCCTCCACCCGCCTCACGCGCGGCGACCTGATCGTGGTGGAGGCGGGCGAGATGATCCCCGGCGACGGCGAGGTCGTGGAGGGGCTGGCCTCGGTGGACGAGAGCGCGATCACCGGCGAGAGCGCGCCCGTGATCCGCGAGGCCGGCACGGATCACTCCGGCGTGACCGGCGGCACCCGCGTGCTCTCGGACCGCATCGTGGTGCGCGTGACCTCACAGCCCGGCGAGAGCTTCCTCGACCGCATGATCGCGCTGGTCGAGGGCGCCAGCCGCCAGAAGACGCCCAACGAGATCGCCCTCTCGATCCTGCTCGCGGCCCTGACCCTGGTGTTTCTGATCGTGGTCGCCACGCTGCTGCCCCTCTCGCGCTTCGCGGGGGCGGAGGTGAACGTGGTGACGCTGGTGGCGCTGCTGGTGTGCCTGATTCCCACGACCATCGGCGGGCTGTTGCCGGCCATCGGCATCGCGGGGATGGACCGCGCCCTGCAGGCCAACGTGATCGCCAAGAGCGGCAAGGCGGTCGAGGTGGCGGGCGACGTGGACACCCTGCTGCTCGACAAGACCGGCACCATCACCATCGGCAACCGGCAGGCGACCCGCTTCGCGCCGCTGCCCGGGATCTCCGAGCAGGAGCTGGCCCGGGTCTCCGCCCTCGCCTCGCTCGCCGACCCCACCCCCGAGGGCAAGAGCATCGTGACCCTGGCCCGCCAGCTGGGCGTCACGGCCGAGATGCCGGCCGGCGCCGAGTTCGTGGAATTCACCGCCCAGACCCGCATGAGCGGCGTCGACTTCGCGGGAGGGAGCGTCCGCAAGGGCGCCTCCGACCGCCTGATGCGCCTGGCCGGCGAGCGCGGCGGCGCCGTGCCCCCGGAGCTGCGCCCGCTGGTCGACGAGGTGGCCCGCGCGGGCGGCACGCCGCTGGTGGTCATCGAGAACGCACGCCTGCTGGGCGTGGTCGCCCTGTCCGACATCGTGAAGCCGGGGATGCGTGAGCGCTTCGAGCAGCTGCGCCGCATGGGTCTGAGAACCGTGATGATCACCGGCGACAACCCCCTGACCGCCGAGGCGATCGCCCGTGAAGCCGGTGTGGACGGCTTCCTGGCCGAGGCCACCCCGGAGGACAAGCTGCGCATGATCCGCGAGGAGCAGGCGGCGGGCAAGCTGGTCGCCATGATGGGCGACGGCACCAACGACGCCCCCGCCCTGGCCCAGGCCGACGTGGGGCTGGCGATGCAGAGCGGCACCCAGGCGGCCAAGGAAGCGGCCAACATGATCGACCTCGACTCCGACCCCACCAAGCTCATCGAGGTGGTCGAGATCGGCAAGGGCCTGCTGATGACCCGTGGGGCGCTCACCACGTTTTCCATCGCCAACGACGTGGCGAAGTACTTCGCCATCCTGCCGGCCCTGTTCGCCGCGCAGCTGCCGGCGCTCGCGCCCCTGAACGTGATGGGCCTGCGCAGCCCGGAGAGCGCGATCCTGTCGGCCGTGATCTTCAACGCGCTGGTGATTCCCGCGCTGATCCCGGTGGCCCTCAGGGGCGTGCGCTACACCCCGGGCAGCGCCGACGCCCTGCTCGCCCGCAACCTGCTGATCTACGGCCTGGGCGGCGTGGTCGTCCCCTTCGTCGGCATCAAGCTCATCGACCTGGCGCTCGGCGCGCTGGGCATTTAA
- the kdpA gene encoding potassium-transporting ATPase subunit KdpA, with the protein MDIFLTYLLAFALAVPLGTLIARVFSGPASRLTAGLLRLSGVDARQGMTWRQYGVALLGTNLLVGLAAYLIYVFQGALPGNPDGIGNMRWDTALHTAASFITNTNQQHYSGQSGLSYLSQMVGITALQLFTPAVGMAALFAVLRGLRGETNVGNYYLDVTRAVGLLVPTSFVLALLLTWQGVPSTFGGAKTATLLQPQTVEGTPLTTQTIPVGPVAAMVAIKQLGTNGGGWYGPNSAVPLENPTGLSNLLELVSIILFPVALVVAAGLFLRRPRFGVAIMGVMSVLSAALTLGLVLAERQPNAALAGLAAAGPNLEGKEVRLGADASALWGALTTQTSNGSVNAMHDSLTPLGGLVPQLGMFLNDVYGGIGVGMINMLVFVLLTVFIAGLMVGRTPELFGRKIEAREVKVASLIILLQPLMVLGFTAATLSLPGLTGTSNPGFHGLSQVLYEYNSAFANNGSGFEGLGDNTPWWNVTCAVVLILARFLPILGPLAIAGLLAAKKAAPETSGTLRVDTPVFAGMLLSVMLLLQLLNFAPALVLGPVAEGLTLGRAAPSTVQSTGQTTTQATLQSTAQPAPQPSTQDVKK; encoded by the coding sequence ATGGACATCTTCCTGACCTACCTGCTCGCCTTCGCCCTGGCCGTGCCGCTGGGAACCCTGATCGCGCGGGTCTTCTCCGGCCCGGCCTCGCGCCTGACGGCTGGGTTGCTGCGGCTGAGCGGCGTGGACGCCCGGCAGGGTATGACCTGGCGCCAGTACGGCGTGGCGCTGCTGGGTACGAACCTGCTGGTGGGCCTGGCCGCCTACCTGATCTACGTCTTCCAGGGCGCCCTGCCCGGCAACCCGGACGGCATCGGGAACATGCGCTGGGACACCGCGCTGCACACCGCCGCCTCGTTCATCACGAACACCAACCAGCAGCACTACAGCGGCCAGAGCGGGCTCTCGTACCTCTCGCAGATGGTCGGGATCACTGCCCTGCAGCTCTTCACGCCCGCCGTGGGCATGGCGGCGCTGTTCGCCGTCCTGCGCGGGCTGCGGGGTGAGACGAACGTCGGGAACTACTACCTGGACGTGACCCGCGCCGTGGGGCTGCTCGTGCCCACCTCGTTCGTGCTGGCGCTGCTGCTGACCTGGCAGGGCGTGCCCAGCACCTTCGGCGGCGCGAAGACGGCCACGCTGCTGCAGCCGCAGACGGTCGAGGGCACCCCCTTGACCACCCAGACCATCCCGGTCGGCCCGGTCGCCGCCATGGTCGCCATCAAGCAGCTCGGCACCAACGGCGGCGGCTGGTACGGCCCCAACTCGGCGGTGCCGCTGGAGAATCCCACGGGGCTGAGCAACCTGCTGGAACTCGTGAGCATCATCCTGTTCCCGGTCGCGCTGGTGGTCGCGGCCGGCCTCTTCCTGCGCCGCCCGCGCTTCGGGGTGGCGATCATGGGCGTCATGAGCGTGCTCTCGGCGGCCCTGACCCTGGGTCTGGTGCTGGCCGAACGCCAGCCCAACGCCGCCCTGGCCGGGCTGGCCGCCGCCGGGCCGAACCTGGAGGGCAAGGAGGTGCGCCTGGGGGCCGACGCCTCGGCGCTATGGGGCGCCCTGACCACCCAGACGAGCAACGGCTCGGTGAACGCCATGCACGACTCGCTGACCCCCCTGGGCGGGCTGGTGCCGCAGCTCGGCATGTTCCTGAACGACGTGTACGGCGGGATCGGGGTCGGGATGATCAACATGCTGGTCTTCGTGCTGCTGACCGTGTTCATCGCGGGGCTGATGGTGGGGCGCACCCCTGAACTCTTCGGGCGCAAGATCGAGGCGCGCGAGGTCAAGGTCGCCTCCCTGATCATCCTGCTCCAGCCGCTGATGGTGCTGGGCTTCACCGCCGCCACGCTCTCGTTGCCGGGGCTGACCGGCACCTCCAACCCCGGGTTTCACGGCCTCTCGCAGGTGCTCTACGAGTACAACTCGGCCTTCGCCAACAACGGTTCGGGCTTCGAGGGCCTGGGCGACAACACGCCCTGGTGGAACGTGACCTGCGCGGTGGTGCTGATCCTGGCGCGCTTCCTGCCGATCCTGGGGCCGCTGGCGATCGCCGGCCTGCTCGCCGCCAAGAAGGCCGCGCCCGAGACCAGCGGCACCCTGCGGGTCGATACCCCCGTGTTCGCCGGGATGCTGCTGAGCGTAATGCTGCTGCTGCAGCTCCTGAACTTCGCCCCCGCGCTGGTGCTGGGCCCGGTCGCCGAGGGCCTGACCCTGGGCCGGGCCGCCCCCTCGACGGTTCAGTCGACCGGCCAGACCACCACACAGGCGACCCTCCAGTCCACCGCTCAGCCCGCCCCCCAGCCCTCCACCCAGGACGTGAAGAAGTGA
- the kdpF gene encoding K(+)-transporting ATPase subunit F, with the protein MPAMNVILLLLVLALTAYLLYALVRAEKF; encoded by the coding sequence ATGCCGGCTATGAATGTGATCCTGCTGCTGCTCGTGCTGGCCCTGACCGCCTACCTGCTCTACGCGCTCGTGCGGGCGGAGAAGTTCTGA